The DNA sequence TTAGTAAGCTCTGGATGTCCCTGCACATATTAGCAAGATAATTGAGGAGGCATGACATCATTCCACGAATTATAATCCATAAAAATATCTTATTACAATAAAGTTCATCCATTAATAAGACAAGgggaaatattaatattgtctCAAGTGCAAAACTAATTGTCTTGTCGACAACAGTCGTTCTCATATGGACATCAACCAAATTCTGGATACAAATTAGCTTTCTCAGTTTAAGTGCTGAATTTAGGGTAGATATCCTCAACAATCCTGACAATAAATGCAACCCTCCACATAGGTCTGGTATCGTTGTACTCGAACCTAATCCTAAAATCATGAATCATATGCaaacataattaattttttcctaAATATATGCAAACAGAGTTGATGGTTCCTTTAGAGTTTAGGCCAATATGCTAAGGATGTCTTTGCTGATAAGTAACTTCTTAAAGTAAATCAAATTATACCTTGAGATAGATGTCGATGGCTCTGTATAGGTCATCATGATTGAGCCTTGCAAACTCAGGAATAGCCTCAGCAATTGCAATGAACTTTAGAAGTGGTAAATTAGCATCACGAGCAACCACCTGGAGATAGCCATCCATAAGTCTTGCAACTCTTAGTTTAGAGCTGTGAGAGGCTGAGGATGACCTTCTACTTTCATGAAGCTCTGAAATGTTTTCAGCTGAACGGGACCTCCTATGGATATCTCCCTTGGATCTTGGAGGACTAGTTGGGGGACTCTGTCCTTGTAACATGTACTGCTCTAATATGGTAATGACAATATCAACATCATATTGCTCTTTGCATGAGACCGACATATTAGGAATTAGAAGATCACCAACTGTTGCTTCCTCTAATTGAGTTCCGATTCTTTTGGCCAGTTCTATCTTTGTAGAAGAAGATACTCTCAGTATATTGGCTGCCTTTAaaagtttaagcaagaagctgCAAGAAACAGCAGTTCTGTCCACTGGAAGCAACGTAATTATTGATTTTAAGAAAAGCCTAGGCATCGAAGCTACTTCTGCAACTGAATCCGACTCAAGGGAGGATTCAACTTGCTTCTCATTGTTAAAAGCTCTTGATATTTTTGGTAGCCATCGATGAGCATATATCCGCAATGCATCACCAACAATATTAGAAGGAATTCTTCCACTTGATTTTATGGCCATCATTGTTCTCCAATAAATTTCAATTCCCAGCTCTGCAATATCTTCAGCCCACCAGCCCGTGGACATATTTTTAGATCTGCTCTCCGATCCATTACAAGACAGGGCGTCGTCCTTACCTCTTCTGGAATAACTGTGTGATAAATTCACCTTTGAGGGGTTGGAAATAACTTTGGAAACAATAGATTCAATGCATCTGCTAGTGATACCAAGGTCTTCTGCCCAAGCGTGGAACGTTTTGGTACTCTGTAAGGTCACGATTGAGTCCTTCCAGCCATGAAGTACACAAGAATTAAGAAAAACTTCAAGCTTATTAATCAAGTTCCCCTTTTCAACATCCTCAGTCATCTGTAGATATTCAGCAGCACATCGAGCTGATACAATATTGTAGGCACTAATAGTGATAGTGATACCATAGCAGAACTTTGCACATAATTCAAATGCCTCAATTCCACCAGGGAATTCTGGGAATATGATTTCTTGTTGTGATGAAGATTCAGGAGCTTCGAAGCATTGCTGCTGAAGGTGCAGACACTTTGACAGCAGaggaaactaaaaaaaaacatattaagaCACTATAATTCAAAACATACAAAACTAAGAAATATATAGTTTGCCATACTAAGATCCTTCTGGAAATAATCAAATGAAACAACACCTTGTGAAGCAGATATCTGTTTCCTTCAACTTGCACTATAAGATCAGTAACGATCTCCGAGGATACTGACCTGCATTAGCAAGAACCAGGCCTCGCTTAACTAACCACAACACAAAATATACAAACTATCACAACAATCTCATATTAATCTTACCTCACACCATCAGTAGTATGGAAAGTATCTGGCCGAGATCCAAGTTTCATAAACTTCATGTCTAAAACTTCCTTGCTTTTCGATTTTTGACTCCCTTTCTGAAACTATTGTGTCATTATACCATGCTTAAATACCATGGCCCAAACTTCTGACAAATGAATGCTTCAGCTTTAATACAGTAGTGACCACAAAGGGTTCTTTCCGcgaaaaagaaaaacagatAATGCCCGATCTTGACCACTTATTCGAGCTCCCAATTTCTTCTgcattaaatttcaaaaacctAACTGCAGAAAAAAGATTCAGGCCCCAACAGTAAGCAATATGATCCTAAAAAATCTCAACATGGGTCATTTCCAGAACCTCATGCTGTAATTCATATCGAAAATGGGCAAACTGACAGAGACCTAAGATGATCAAACACCGCGCGAAATCTTGCACTTTAGTctaatatcaaaatatcataCTTCATTTGCTACAGACATGCAGAAATCAAACTCACTAATTTTAAGTATACTCATCAATCCCATCAAAGGGTCACCATAAAATGCATAACCaataaaaccaaacaaaaatcaaacatCAAAAAGACTAAAGCTGATAAAACTAACCTTGAATTTCAAGATTCTTctataatctgaaacagaactGCAGATTCTTCTATTTTGTTACTTCAATAAAGCTTCTTCTTTAAACATGTAATGAGCTTGTCTTAGCTTTAACTTCCATGCCAATTTCTTTATGAAATTCCCACTTGTAAGCTGTACCCTTGAGTCTCATCATTGCCATAGCATTACTGCTGCCTTCCAGAGTATTTTAGTCAACCAAGAACTAATTTTTTACGATTTGAAACATCGTACGCCgctctttaaaatttataaaacaggTAAGAAAATACTATAGTATATGGAGGaacattaataaattttatacgaAAAAGCATGATTAAATTATTGCAGTATCATGATTTGGTTATGAGAATTTAGAAAAAGTAGTTTGCAGATGTAGGGAAAAGCCGAAAGTGTGGAGGGAATAAGGATACATATGGCAACTCTCAGTGGTGTGTCTTTTAACATATATGATATGAATCCGGGATAAGTCGTTGATATAACCATCtttgtgtgtttttttattGACGGAAGACTAGAAGGTATtgatcttaaatttttttatgtgaaTACAGGAGTTACATATTTTACTCATTCATTATAGTGTTTTTGTCTTTCCACCATAAAAACTCGCTCCAAGATGATCGCAGACAATCGCTGCTTAGGCACTGATTGACATATGATAACAA is a window from the Daucus carota subsp. sativus chromosome 8, DH1 v3.0, whole genome shotgun sequence genome containing:
- the LOC108197092 gene encoding BTB/POZ domain-containing protein At1g67900 — translated: MKFMKLGSRPDTFHTTDGVRSVSSEIVTDLIVQVEGNRYLLHKFPLLSKCLHLQQQCFEAPESSSQQEIIFPEFPGGIEAFELCAKFCYGITITISAYNIVSARCAAEYLQMTEDVEKGNLINKLEVFLNSCVLHGWKDSIVTLQSTKTFHAWAEDLGITSRCIESIVSKVISNPSKVNLSHSYSRRGKDDALSCNGSESRSKNMSTGWWAEDIAELGIEIYWRTMMAIKSSGRIPSNIVGDALRIYAHRWLPKISRAFNNEKQVESSLESDSVAEVASMPRLFLKSIITLLPVDRTAVSCSFLLKLLKAANILRVSSSTKIELAKRIGTQLEEATVGDLLIPNMSVSCKEQYDVDIVITILEQYMLQGQSPPTSPPRSKGDIHRRSRSAENISELHESRRSSSASHSSKLRVARLMDGYLQVVARDANLPLLKFIAIAEAIPEFARLNHDDLYRAIDIYLKGHPELTKSERKRLCRVLDCKKLSAEACTHAAQNELLPLRVVIQVLFFEQARAAVATGQMTNIPGNIKALLAAHDDPMRPLEPSISGKTLQTDDQWSVSGLKTPSSNVSTLRMKLEEDDDLDESYVSGFGKSSQVKATRSHPNRPRRMFSKLWSINRQGSEKR